One Desulfurellaceae bacterium genomic window, AGCGGTGCGCGAGGTGCTGGGAGACACGACACCGCTTATTGCCTCCCTGGACGGCCATGCTAACGTCACCCCCCTCATGGTTGAGCAGGCCAGTCTGCTGATCGGCGTCAAGACCAACCCGCACCATGATTTCGTGGCGGTTGGACGCGCGGCGGGCCGGGCGCTGGCCGGCATGTTTGCCGGCAGCCTTGCGCCGACCAGCGCCTGGGCTCAGCCGGCCCTGGCTCCGGCCCTGCAAAAGCTGTATATCGCCCCCGGCTGGCCCATGGATCAGCTCATGCGTCAGGCGCGTAACCTGGTGGCCGGCGATGCGCGTGTAGTGGATGTCTCGCTGCTGGGCGGCTTCTTCTGTTCCGATATCCCCGAGACCGGGATCAGCGTCACCGTGACCACCGACCGCGAGCCCGATCTGGCCCGGGATCTTGCCGAGCAGATCTCGGCAGCCTGCTGGGCCAGGCGCCACGCGTTTCAGGTCGATGTCGTGTCGGTAGAGGACGGGGTCCGCGAAGCGATTGAGACCGCAGAAGGACCGGTCTTACTCGGCGACCTGGCCGACAGCGGTGGGGCGGGGACGCCCGGAGACGGAACGGTGCTGTTGGCCGAGTTGCTGAAACAGAACGCGCAGGGTGCGGTGGTCGGCAATATCACCGACCCGGCGGCGGTCCAGGCCGCGATCCGCGCCGGGATCGGCCGCCAGGTCACACTCACGGTTGGTGGCAAGGTTGATCGCTTCCACGGCGAGCCGGTGCAGATCGACGGCAGGGTGCGGGTGATCCACGACGGGCGGTATGCTGCCGCCACCCGGTTCAACGCCGGCAACTACCGCCGGGGCGCGACCGTTGTCATCGACTGCGGCGGGCTGGAGGTGATTCTGACCTCGCGGCCAACCCATGGCTTTGAGGTCAACCATTTTCGCAGCCTGGGCATTGAGCCGACCGCCCGGCAGATTCTGAGCTGCAAATCAGAGCTGCAACACCGGGCCGCGTTTGAGGGCATCGCCAGCAAGATTATTGATGTGGATACGCCAGGGCTGGCCAACCAGATTCCGGGTCGCCTGCCGCACCGGAAGATTCGCCGCCCGGTGTTCCCGCTGGACGATATCTGAAGCCGACACGAGGAGGGGCCGTGGACATTCGTCAAATCGACCCCGGCCGGGATGCCCGGTCCTTTCGATTGCCCCTATTGCCTGTCGTGCAGAAGATGGAGGTTGAGGCTCACCCACGCCGCCGCAGCCAGACAGCCCGCGCCGGTCAGGGCGACGGTCAGGGGTGCGCCGATGTAGGGCGCCAAGGTTCCTGACAACAGGCTGCCGACCGGGGCGGCGCCCATGATCATGATGAAGTACAGGCTCATCACCCGGCCCCGCAGGTGGTCTGGGGCGATGGTTTGCAGCAGGGTGTTGACGGCAGCCATCGGAACCATAAAGCCTGAGCCGACCAGGGGCAGGATCAGCAGCGACAGCCACAGGTTACGAGAGTAGGCAAACAGGATGAGCCCCAGGCCAAACCGGACCAGGGCAAACGCAATCGCTCGACCCATCCTGTCGGTCCCGCGATGCCGGGCCAGAAAGCTGACCCCGATCACCGCGCCGATCCCGGCCGCGCCCATGAGCAGGCCCATGCCGCTCGGTCCGCTGTCGAGAATATCCTTGGCAAACACCGGCATGAGGACGGTATAGGGCGTGCTGAGCAGACCGACCAGCCCGATCAAGACCAGGGGCAGGCGGATGGACGGCGTGCGGATGGCGTACACAAGCCCTTCGTGGATAAAGGCCAAAACCGACGTCTTTGAGGCGGCCGTGCGGGTCCGGGGCGGCAGCCGCATGGCCAGAAACCCGCCGATAATGGCCAGGTAGGACAGTGCGTTGACCGAAAAACACGCCCCTTCCCCGGCTTGGGCCACGATAATGCCGGCCAGCGCCGGACCCAGAATCCGGGCGCCGTTGACCAGGGCCGAGTTGAGCGCGATTGCGCTGGGCAAATCCTCTCGGCCGACGATTTCCATCAGAAAGCTCTGCCGGGCCGGCATCTCAAAGCTCTGGACTATGCCGGCAAACAGGGCCAGAAAAAACACCTGCCAGGCCGTAATCCAGCCGCCCAGGGTCAGGACGCTCAGCACCGCAGCCTGAAGCATGGCCAGCACGAGCATGAGCAGGATGACGTGGTAGCGGTTGAAGCGGTCGGCCACCACGCCCGCGAACAGACCCAGCAGCAGCGAGGGAAACTGCCCGGCAAACGACACCAGGCCGAGCATGAATGCGGACTGGGTCAGCTGGTAGACCAACCAGCCCTGGGCCACCCATTGCATCCAGAAGCCGGTCCGGGAGACGAACTGACCGATAAAGAACAGCCGGAAGTTGCGGTGCTGGAGCGCACGCAGACTGTAGGGCAGTTGCCAGCCATAGGCGCTGGCCGGTGCAGGCGGTGCAGGTTCGGCTTCTTGGAGTTGTGTATGGGCGAGAGGTGCCGGCTTGGATAACACGGTCTGAGCCTATGCGCCGAGCCCTGGGCTGTCAATGAAAAGGGAGAAAAGGGCAGGGTCAGGCCGCAGTCCTGTCCGCGACCCGTTGGCCCGTGTGCCAGTCCTTGGTATAAGACACCCACAGAGGAGGGCACACGCATGGAAGTTGGCGTTTTAGTGACCGCTACCGCCCAGAGCGGCGATCTAGCCGAGGTCGCCCGACGGGTCGAAGCCGAGGGCTTTGATTCGCTGTGGATTCCCGAGCATCCGGTCATTCCGGTTGGCCACCAGACCCCTTTTCCGGGAGCTGCGGACGGGCAGCTGCCGGAGCATTACAACCGCTGGGCCGACCCGTTTATCGCCCTGACCGTGGCGGCAACGGTGACGACAAAGGTCAAGCTGGGGACTGGCATCTGCCTGCTGCCCGAACGGGAACCGCTGGTCACGGCCAAAACCATCGCCAGTCTCGACCTGTACTCCGGCGGGCGGGTGGTGATCGGAGCCGGGGCCGGCTGGTTGCGAGAAGAAACCGAAGTCCTGGGAACGGAATTCCGGCTGCGCTGGAAGCGTATGCGGGAGACGGTCGAGGCG contains:
- a CDS encoding M81 family metallopeptidase, whose protein sequence is MRVAVGGYLTCTNSFATQTVGLERFQAATLSGERLLRTGRGWSAIAGLVDIARAEGWELVPLQFILPGIGGKISPEAHDSAKESFRSLLRQAGRVDGVFLQLHGAAAAEHVDDCEGDFLAAVREVLGDTTPLIASLDGHANVTPLMVEQASLLIGVKTNPHHDFVAVGRAAGRALAGMFAGSLAPTSAWAQPALAPALQKLYIAPGWPMDQLMRQARNLVAGDARVVDVSLLGGFFCSDIPETGISVTVTTDREPDLARDLAEQISAACWARRHAFQVDVVSVEDGVREAIETAEGPVLLGDLADSGGAGTPGDGTVLLAELLKQNAQGAVVGNITDPAAVQAAIRAGIGRQVTLTVGGKVDRFHGEPVQIDGRVRVIHDGRYAAATRFNAGNYRRGATVVIDCGGLEVILTSRPTHGFEVNHFRSLGIEPTARQILSCKSELQHRAAFEGIASKIIDVDTPGLANQIPGRLPHRKIRRPVFPLDDI
- a CDS encoding MFS transporter, producing the protein MLSKPAPLAHTQLQEAEPAPPAPASAYGWQLPYSLRALQHRNFRLFFIGQFVSRTGFWMQWVAQGWLVYQLTQSAFMLGLVSFAGQFPSLLLGLFAGVVADRFNRYHVILLMLVLAMLQAAVLSVLTLGGWITAWQVFFLALFAGIVQSFEMPARQSFLMEIVGREDLPSAIALNSALVNGARILGPALAGIIVAQAGEGACFSVNALSYLAIIGGFLAMRLPPRTRTAASKTSVLAFIHEGLVYAIRTPSIRLPLVLIGLVGLLSTPYTVLMPVFAKDILDSGPSGMGLLMGAAGIGAVIGVSFLARHRGTDRMGRAIAFALVRFGLGLILFAYSRNLWLSLLILPLVGSGFMVPMAAVNTLLQTIAPDHLRGRVMSLYFIMIMGAAPVGSLLSGTLAPYIGAPLTVALTGAGCLAAAAWVSLNLHLLHDRQ